TGGCAAGCAAGTTCACATCAACATCATCGAGATCAAATCTCCAGATTTGGATGCTCACCTTGTTGGTGAAGGAATTGCTCGTCAATTGGAGCAACGTGTTGCTTTCCGTCGTGCTCAAAAACAAGCAATCCAACGTGCAATGCGTGCAGGAGCTAAAGGAATCAAAACTCAAGTATCAGGTCGTTTGAACGGTGCAGATATCGCTCGTAGCGAAGGATACTCTGAAGGAACTGTTCCACTTCACACCCTTCGTGCGGATATCGATTACGCTTGGGAAGAAGCTGATACTACTTACGGTAAACTTGGTGTTAAAGTATGGATCTACCGTGGAGAAGTTCTTCCAGCTCGTAAAAACACTAAAGGAGGTAAATAACCAATGTTAGTACCTAAACGTGTTAAACACCGTCGCGAATTCCGCGGAAAAATGCGTGGTGAAGCCAAAGGTGGTAAAGAAGTAACTTTTGGAGAATATGGTCTTCAAGCAACTACTAGCCACTGGATCACTAACCGTCAAATCGAAGCTGCCCGTATCGCTATGACTCGTTACATGAAACGTGGTGGTAAAGTTTGGATCAAAATCTTCCCACACAAATCATACACTGCAAAAGCAATCGGTGTACGGATGGGATCTGGTAAAGGGGCTCCAGAAGGTTGGGTAGCACCAGTTAAACGTGGCAAAGTGATGTTTGAAGTCGCTGGCGTATCAGAAGAAATCGCTCGCGAAGCTCTTCGTCTTGCAAGCCACAAATTACCAGTTAAATGTAAATTCGTAAAGCGTGAAGCAGAATAAGGAGAAAGCATGAAACTTAAAGAAATTCAAGATTTTGTTAAAGAACTTCGTGGTCTTTCTCAAGAAGAACTCGCGAAGCGTGAAAATGAATTGAAGAAAGAATTGTTTGACCTTCGTTTCCAAGCCGCTACTGGTCAATTAGAGCAGACAGCGCGTTTGAAAGAAGTGAAAAAACAAATCGCACGTATCAAAACTGTTCAATCAGAAGTTAAATAATAGACTTGGGAAAGGAGAAATTCTAAAATGGAACGTAATCAACGTAAAACCCTTGTCGGACGCGTCGTTTCTGACAAGATGGATAAGACAATCACAGTTGTAGTTGAAACAAAACGTAACCACCCAGTCTATGGTAAGCGTATTAACTACTCTAAGAAGTACAAAGCACATGATGAAAACAATGTTGCCAAAGAAGGCGATATCGTTCGTATCATGGAAACTCGTCCGCTTTCAGCTACAAAACGCTTCCGTCTTGTAGAAGTTGTTGAAGAAGCGGTTATCATCTAATCAAGCCAGAAAGGAGAAAACTTAAATGATTCAAACAGAAACTCGTTTGAAAGTTGCTGACAACAGCGGTGCTCGCGAAATCCTGACAATCAAAGTTCTTGGTGGTTCAGGACGTAAGTTCGCCAACATCGGTGATGTCATCGTTGCATCTGTAAAACAAGCTACTCCTGGTGGTGCGGTTAAAAAAGGTGACGTTGTAAAAGCGGTTATCGTTCGTACTAAATCAGGTGCTCGTCGTAAAGATGGTTCATACATCAAATTCGACGAAAACGCTGCAGTCATCATCCGTGAAGATAAAACTCCTCGCGGAACTCGTATCTTCGGCCCTGTTGCTCGCGAATTGCGTGACGGCGGCTTCATGAAGATCGTATCATTGGCTCCAGAAGTACTTTAATCTAAACAAATCAAACAAGTCCCCTGGAAGTTTTCCAGGGTGCCCTCGTGGGCGTAAGAAATTAAAGGAGAAACCTAAGAATGTTTGTAAAAAAAGGCGACAAAGTTCGCGTAATTGCTGGTAAGGACAAGGGTGTTGAAGCACTTGTTGTTGCAGCTCTTCCAAAAGTAAACAAAGTTGTTGTTGAAGGTGTTAACCTTGTTAAGAAGCACCAAAAACCAAATAGCGAAAACCCTCAAGGTGCTATCGTTGAAAAAGAAGCACCAATCCATGTGTCAAACGTTCAAGTTCTTGACAAGAATGGTGTTGCAGGACGCGTTGGTTACAAGTTTGTAGACGGCAAAAAAGTTCGTTACAATAAAAAATCAGGCGAAGTGCTTGACTAATCACGAAGGAAAGGAGAAGTATAATGGCAAATCGTTTAAAAGAAAAATATCTTAAAGAAGTAGTTCCTGCTTTGACTGAAAAGTTCAACTACTCATCTGTTATGGCTGTGCCAAAAGTGGATAAAATCGTTTTGAACATGGGTGTTGGTGAAGCAGTTTCAAATGCTAAAAACCTTGAAAAAGCAGCTGAAGAGCTTGCTCTTATCTCTGGTCAAAAACCACTGATCACTAAAGCTAAAAAATCAATCGCCGGCTTCCGTCTTCGTGAAGGTGTAGCGATCGGTGCTAAAGTAACCCTTCGTGGCGAACGCATGTATGAATTCTTGGATAAATTGGTTACTGTATCTCTTCCACGTGTACGTGACTTCCACGGTGTTCCAACAAAATCATTTGATGGACGCGGAAACTACACACTTGGTGTGAAAGAACAATTGATCTTCCCAGAAATCAACTTTGATGATGTTGATAAGACTCGCGGTCTTGACATCGTTATCGTAACAACAGCTAATACTGACGAAGAGTCACGCGCGTTGCTTACAGGCCTTGGAATGCCTTTTGCAAAATAATATAGGAGGTAAAACAAATGGCTAAAAAATCAATGATTGCTAAGAACAAACGCCCAGCTAAGTTCTCTACGCAAGCTTATACTCGTTGTGAAAAATGTGGCCGTCCACATTCAGTATACCGCAAGTTTAAACTTTGCCGTGTTTGCTTCCGTGAATTAGCATACAAAGGACAAATTCCTGGCGTTACCAAAGCATCTTGGTAATATCATGATACAAAGAGCGTAACAACCACAGCAAAAATAGGAAATTTGGTGAAGGAGCGATGCTCCAAAACAAATTTATCTTTTTTGCCCAGGTTGTAGCTCGTGTTCAAATAAGAGTTTTCTCATTTGAATGTGTCAATACTATCTGAGCCCAGCTCAATCATTAACTAGCAAGTGCAACTTGCAAACTACTAGTAAGAGGAGAAATATAAAATGGTTATGACTGACCCAATTGCAGACTTTTTGACTCGTATCCGTAACGCTAACCAAGCGAACCACGAAGTACTTGAAGTACCTGCATCAAATATCAAAAAAGGGATTGCTGAAATCCTGAAGCGTGAAGGTTTTGTAAAAAACGTTGAAATCATCGAAGATGACAAACAAGGCATCATCCGTGTATTCCTTAAATACGGTCAAAATGGTGAAAAAGTTATCACTGGTTTGAAACGTGTTTCAAAACCAGGTCTGCGTGTTTACAAGAAACGCGAAGATCTTCCAAAAGTCTTGAACGGACTTGGAATTGCTATCCTTTCAACATCTGAAGGTTTGCTTACTGATAAAGAAGCACGCCAAAAGAATGTTGGTGGAGAAGTTATCGCTTACGTTTGGTAATATTTAGCTCCCAATTTCTTTGTGACTCTTCGTTATCGTCTCTTGCCTAACTCAAGTTATGCCTGCGAGATGATGCCTAGATTCACTTTGAAATTGAAACCTAAATGTTCCTTTAATCGAGAAATCGATTTAACCCCGTGAAAACTGGCCGTCATGGCCTGACAATCTAACAGGAGAAAATAAACATGTCACGTATTGGTAATAAAGTTATCGTGTTGCCTGCTGGTGTTGAACTCACTAACAATGACAACGTTGTAACTCTAAAAGGACCTAAAGGAGAACTTACTCGTGAGTTCTCAAAAGATATTGAAATCCGTGTGGAAGGTACTGAAGTAACTCTTCACCGTCCAAACGATTCAAAAGAAATGAAAACTATCCACGGAACTACTCGTGCACTTCTTAACAACATGGTTGTTGGTGTATCAGAAGGCTTCAAGAAAGAACTTGAAATGCGTGGGGTTGGTTACCGTGCACAACTTCAAGGAAATAAACTTGTCTTGGCTGTTGGTAAATCTCATCCAGACGAAGTTGAAGCTCCAGAAGGAATTACTTTTGAACTTCCAAACCCAACAACAATCGTTGTTAGCGGAATTTCAAAAGAAGTAGTTGGTCAAACAGCTGCTTATGTACGTAGCCTTCGTGCACCAGAACCATACAAAGGTAAAGGTATCCGTTACGTTGGTGAATTCGTTCGCCGTAAAGAAGGTAAAACTGGTAAATAATCTTGATTGGCTGATGATTTCAGCCAGCCAGTTTATTTTCCGATTTTGTGCTGAGGCACGTCAATAATAATAAGAGGTGAAAATTGTGATTACGAAACCAGATAAAAATAAAATCCGCCAAAAACGCCACCGTCGCGTTCGCGGAAAACTCTCTGGAACTGCTGATCGCCCACGTTTGAACGTATTCCGTTCTAATACAGGCATCTACGCTCAAGTGATTGATGACGTAGCGGGTGTAACGCTCGCAAGCGCTTCAACTCTTGACAAAGAAGTTTCAAAAGGAACTAAAACTGAACAAGCCGTTGTTGTAGGTAAACTCGTTGCAGAACGTGCAGTTGCTAAAGGTATTTCTGAAGTGGTGTTTGACCGCGGTGGATATCTCTATCACGGACGTGTAAAAGCTTTGGCTGATGCAGCTCGTGAAAACGGATTGAAATTCTAATAGGGAGGACACTAGAAAATGGCATTTAAAGACAATGCAGTTGAACTTGAAGAACGCTTAGTTGCAGTCAACCGTGTTACTAAAGTTGTTAAAGGTGGACGTCGTCTTCGTTTTGCAGCTCTTGTAGTAGTTGGTGACCGCAACGGTCGTGTTGGTTTCGGTACTGGTAAAGCTCAAGAAGTACCAGAAGCTATCCGTAAAGCAGTTGAAGATGCGAAGAAAAACTTGATCGAAGTCCCAATGGTTGGTACAACTATTCCTCACGAAGTTCTTTCAGAATTTGGTGGAGCGAAAGTATTGCTTAAGCCAGCTGTTGAAGGTTCTGGAGTTGCTGCTGGTGGTGCTGTTCGTGCCGTCATCGAATTGGCAGGTGTGGCAGATATTACATCTAAATCACTTGGTTCAAACACTCCAATCAACATCGTTCGCGCAACTGTTGAAGGTTTGAAACAACTTAAACGCGCTGAAGAAGTTGCTGCCCTTCGTGGTATTTCAGTTTCTGACTTGGCTTAAGAAAGGGGAACTCATGGCTCAAATTAAAATTACTTTGACTAAGTCTCCAATCGGACGCATCCCGTCACAACGTAAAACTGTTGTAGCACTTGGACTTGGCAAATTGAACAGCTCAGTTATCAAAGAAGACAATCCAGCGGTACGCGGTATGATCACTGCTGTATCTCACTTGGTAACTGTTGAAGAAGTTAAGTAAGCCTTAGCTGAAAAACTTTAATTAAGATACGTTAGGGGATTTGAGAAATTTTCTCAGCCCCTAAAACTAAATATATGTATAGGCGAGTTTGTATCAGAGACACCTTTTCTCTGGTACGAGCGCTAGCATTTTACAAAAGAGGAGAAAAAATTAATGAAACTTCATGAATTACAACCTGCTGCAGGTTCACGTAAAGTTCGTAACCGTGTTGGTCGCGGTACATCATCAGGTAACGGTAAAACATCTGGTCGCGGTCAAAAAGGTCAAAAAGCACGTAGCGGTGGCGGTGTTCGCCTTGGTTTTGAAGGTGGACAAACTCCATTGTTCCGTCGTGTACCAAAACGTGGTTTCTTGAATGTAAACCGTAAAGAATACGCGATTGTTAACCTTGACCAATTAAATCTTTTCGAAGATGGTGCAGAAGTAACTCCAGTGGTTCTTATCGAAGCAGGTATTGTAAAAGCTGAAAAATCTGGTGTTAAGATTCTTGGTAACGGAGAATTGACTAAGAAGTTGACTGTTAAAGCAGCTAAATTCTCTAAATCAGCTGAAGAAGCTATCACTGCTAAAGGTGGTTCAGTCGAAGTCATCTAAGAGAGGTGACCTATGTTTTTCAAGCTATTAAAAGACGCACTTAAAATAAAACAAGTACGGTCTAAGATTTTGTTCACACTGTTCATCATCTTAGTTTTCCGTATTGGTACAACTATAACCGTTCCAGGAATTAACGCCAAAGCATTGAATAGTTTAAGCGATTTACCTTTCTTAAACATGCTTAGTTTGGTTTCTGGGAATGCCATGCGTAACTTCTCTGTTTTCGCCCTTGGGGTTAGTCCCTATATCACGGCTTCAATCGTGGTTCAGCTCTTGCAAATGGATTTGCTTCCAAAATTTGTAGAGTGGGGCAAGCAAGGAGAAGTCGGACGGAGAAAGCTTAATCAAGCAACTCGCTATATTTCTCTGGTATTGGCCTTTGTCCAATCCATCGGGATTACAGCTGGGTTTGCGACTTTGTCGAGAACCAAATTAGTAGCGAATCCAAATTGGCAAACCTATCTTTTGATTGGTGCTCTCCTCACGACAGGTTCAGTAATTGTGACCTGGCTAGGTGAGCAGATTACAGATAAGGGTTATGGTAATGGTGTATCCATGATTATCTTTGCAGGGATTGTATCTGGTATTCCTGGTATGATCAAAGGAATCTATGAAGATTACTTTGTTAATATCCCGAGCGATCGACTCAATTCGTCTTTGATTTTCGTTGGGATTTTAATTGTTGCTGTTCTGGTGATTATCTATTTCACAACCTTTGTGCAACAAGCTGAGTACAAAATTCCAATTCAATATACGAAGATTGCTCAAGGTGCCCCTTCAAGTTCCTACCTACCGTTAAAAGTGAATCCTGCTGGTGTTATCCCAGTTATCTTTGCAAGTTCGATTACAGCTGCTCCAGCAGCCATCTTCCAATTTGTAAGTGCTATGGGCTATAACGCATCCTGGGTTCGGACAGCGCAGTCGCTTCTTGCGACAACAACCATCAGTGGTATGTTTACCTATGCTCTCTTGATTATTCTCTTTACTTTCTTTTATACATTTGTACAAATTAATCCTGAAAAAACAGCAGAGAATTTACAAAAGAGTGGAGCCTACATCCCAGGTGTTCGTCCAGGTAAGGGAACGGAAGAATATATGTCTAAATTGCTTCGTCGCTTGGCGACAGTTGGCTCACTATTCCTAGGGATTATCACAATCATTCCGATCCTAGCCAAAGATCTTTTCGGTCTGACCGATGCAGTTGCTCTTGGAGGAACTAGTCTTCTTATCATCATTTCAACAGGTATTGAAGGAATGAAACAGTTGGAAGGTTATCTTCTGAAGCGTAAGTATGTCGGATTTATGGATACTACAACAGAATAGAAATAGGTTGACTTAGTCAACCTTCTATTTGTTTTTAAAAAGTTTATTAAGTGTTTTAATAGATTGCTTTAAAAACAAAAAAGGAGACAAAACATGAATCTTTTGATTATGGGCTTGCCAGGTGCAGGCAAGGGAACACAAGCAGCCAAAATTGTGGAACAATTCCACGTGGCACATATTTCAACTGGAGATATGTTCCGTGCTGCTATGGCCAATGAAACAGAAATGGGTGTTTTAGCGAAATCCTACATTTCTAAAGGTGAGTTG
This genomic window from Streptococcus cristatus AS 1.3089 contains:
- the rpsC gene encoding 30S ribosomal protein S3, producing the protein MGQKVHPIGMRVGIIRDWDAKWYAEKEYADYLHEDLAIRKFVQKELADAAVSTIEIERAVNKVNVSLHTAKPGMVIGKGGANVDALRAKLNKMTGKQVHINIIEIKSPDLDAHLVGEGIARQLEQRVAFRRAQKQAIQRAMRAGAKGIKTQVSGRLNGADIARSEGYSEGTVPLHTLRADIDYAWEEADTTYGKLGVKVWIYRGEVLPARKNTKGGK
- the rplP gene encoding 50S ribosomal protein L16 encodes the protein MLVPKRVKHRREFRGKMRGEAKGGKEVTFGEYGLQATTSHWITNRQIEAARIAMTRYMKRGGKVWIKIFPHKSYTAKAIGVRMGSGKGAPEGWVAPVKRGKVMFEVAGVSEEIAREALRLASHKLPVKCKFVKREAE
- the rpmC gene encoding 50S ribosomal protein L29; amino-acid sequence: MKLKEIQDFVKELRGLSQEELAKRENELKKELFDLRFQAATGQLEQTARLKEVKKQIARIKTVQSEVK
- the rpsQ gene encoding 30S ribosomal protein S17 → MERNQRKTLVGRVVSDKMDKTITVVVETKRNHPVYGKRINYSKKYKAHDENNVAKEGDIVRIMETRPLSATKRFRLVEVVEEAVII
- the rplN gene encoding 50S ribosomal protein L14; protein product: MIQTETRLKVADNSGAREILTIKVLGGSGRKFANIGDVIVASVKQATPGGAVKKGDVVKAVIVRTKSGARRKDGSYIKFDENAAVIIREDKTPRGTRIFGPVARELRDGGFMKIVSLAPEVL
- the rplX gene encoding 50S ribosomal protein L24, coding for MFVKKGDKVRVIAGKDKGVEALVVAALPKVNKVVVEGVNLVKKHQKPNSENPQGAIVEKEAPIHVSNVQVLDKNGVAGRVGYKFVDGKKVRYNKKSGEVLD
- the rplE gene encoding 50S ribosomal protein L5, producing MANRLKEKYLKEVVPALTEKFNYSSVMAVPKVDKIVLNMGVGEAVSNAKNLEKAAEELALISGQKPLITKAKKSIAGFRLREGVAIGAKVTLRGERMYEFLDKLVTVSLPRVRDFHGVPTKSFDGRGNYTLGVKEQLIFPEINFDDVDKTRGLDIVIVTTANTDEESRALLTGLGMPFAK
- a CDS encoding type Z 30S ribosomal protein S14, giving the protein MAKKSMIAKNKRPAKFSTQAYTRCEKCGRPHSVYRKFKLCRVCFRELAYKGQIPGVTKASW
- the rpsH gene encoding 30S ribosomal protein S8; this translates as MVMTDPIADFLTRIRNANQANHEVLEVPASNIKKGIAEILKREGFVKNVEIIEDDKQGIIRVFLKYGQNGEKVITGLKRVSKPGLRVYKKREDLPKVLNGLGIAILSTSEGLLTDKEARQKNVGGEVIAYVW
- the rplF gene encoding 50S ribosomal protein L6, producing MSRIGNKVIVLPAGVELTNNDNVVTLKGPKGELTREFSKDIEIRVEGTEVTLHRPNDSKEMKTIHGTTRALLNNMVVGVSEGFKKELEMRGVGYRAQLQGNKLVLAVGKSHPDEVEAPEGITFELPNPTTIVVSGISKEVVGQTAAYVRSLRAPEPYKGKGIRYVGEFVRRKEGKTGK
- the rplR gene encoding 50S ribosomal protein L18, whose product is MITKPDKNKIRQKRHRRVRGKLSGTADRPRLNVFRSNTGIYAQVIDDVAGVTLASASTLDKEVSKGTKTEQAVVVGKLVAERAVAKGISEVVFDRGGYLYHGRVKALADAARENGLKF
- the rpsE gene encoding 30S ribosomal protein S5 gives rise to the protein MAFKDNAVELEERLVAVNRVTKVVKGGRRLRFAALVVVGDRNGRVGFGTGKAQEVPEAIRKAVEDAKKNLIEVPMVGTTIPHEVLSEFGGAKVLLKPAVEGSGVAAGGAVRAVIELAGVADITSKSLGSNTPINIVRATVEGLKQLKRAEEVAALRGISVSDLA
- the rpmD gene encoding 50S ribosomal protein L30, coding for MAQIKITLTKSPIGRIPSQRKTVVALGLGKLNSSVIKEDNPAVRGMITAVSHLVTVEEVK
- the rplO gene encoding 50S ribosomal protein L15, which gives rise to MKLHELQPAAGSRKVRNRVGRGTSSGNGKTSGRGQKGQKARSGGGVRLGFEGGQTPLFRRVPKRGFLNVNRKEYAIVNLDQLNLFEDGAEVTPVVLIEAGIVKAEKSGVKILGNGELTKKLTVKAAKFSKSAEEAITAKGGSVEVI
- the secY gene encoding preprotein translocase subunit SecY produces the protein MFFKLLKDALKIKQVRSKILFTLFIILVFRIGTTITVPGINAKALNSLSDLPFLNMLSLVSGNAMRNFSVFALGVSPYITASIVVQLLQMDLLPKFVEWGKQGEVGRRKLNQATRYISLVLAFVQSIGITAGFATLSRTKLVANPNWQTYLLIGALLTTGSVIVTWLGEQITDKGYGNGVSMIIFAGIVSGIPGMIKGIYEDYFVNIPSDRLNSSLIFVGILIVAVLVIIYFTTFVQQAEYKIPIQYTKIAQGAPSSSYLPLKVNPAGVIPVIFASSITAAPAAIFQFVSAMGYNASWVRTAQSLLATTTISGMFTYALLIILFTFFYTFVQINPEKTAENLQKSGAYIPGVRPGKGTEEYMSKLLRRLATVGSLFLGIITIIPILAKDLFGLTDAVALGGTSLLIIISTGIEGMKQLEGYLLKRKYVGFMDTTTE